GACGCCCGCTCCGCCGAGCTCTACGCCCGCGCCGTCCAGCGACTGCCGGGCGGCGTCAACAGCCCCGTGCGCGCGATGAGGGCCATCGGGCGCGACCCGCTCTTCGTCGAGCGCGCCGAGGGCGCGTGGCTCTGGGACGTCGACGGCAACCGCTACGTCGACTTCATCTCCTCGTGGGGGCCGCTGATCCACGGCCACGCCCACCCCGAGGTCCTCGCCGCCGTGGCCGACGCCGCATCGCGCGGGACGACGTTCGGGGCGCCGACCGCCGCGGAGGTCGACCTCGCCGAGGAGGTCGCCCGCCGCATCCCGTCGGTCGAGATGCTGCGGATGACCTCGAGCGGCACCGAGGCGTCGATGAGCGCCATCCGCCTCGCGCGCGCCGCGACGGGTCGCACCACGCTGCTGAAGTTCGCCGGCGCCTACCACGGCCACCTCGACGGCCTGCTGGCCGAGGCGGGCAGCGGCCTGGCCACGCAGGGCATCCCGTCCTCGCCGGGGGTGCCGGAGTCGGCCACCGCGCAGACGGTCGTCGTGCCGTGGAACGACGGCGAGGCCGTCGCCAAGGCGTGCGCCGAGCACGAGCTGGCCGCGATCCTCGCCGAGCCCTACCCGGCCAACATGGGCCTGGTCCCGCCCGTGGAGGGCTTCCTCGAGCTGCTGCGCCACCAGGCCGACGCCTGCGGCGCGCTGCTCGTCTTCGACGAGGTCATCAGCGGCTTCCGCGTCGGGCGCGGCGGCGCCCAGGAGCGCGAGGGCGTCACGCCGGACCTCACCGTCATGGGCAAGGTCATCGGCGGCGGGCTGCCGGCGGCGGCCTACGGCGGCTCCCGGGCGCTCATGGAGCGCATCGCGCCGGCCGGCGACGTCTACCAGGCGGGCACCCTGAGCGGGAACCCGCTCGCCGTCGCGGCCGGCCTCACGACGCTGCGCCTGCTCGACGACGAGGCCTACGCCCGGCTCGCGGCGACGACCGACACGCTGGTCGCCGGGCTGCGCGACGCTGCGGCGGGTGCCCGCGTGCCGGTCTCCGTCGTCTCGGTGCCCGGCCTGCTGACGGTCTTCTTCCGCGAGGAGGCGCCGCGGGACTACGCCGAGGCCCAGGCCTGCGACCACGAGGCCTACGCCGCGTGGTGCCGGGGTCTGCTGGCCCGCGGCGTCTACCCGC
The DNA window shown above is from Conexibacter sp. SYSU D00693 and carries:
- the hemL gene encoding glutamate-1-semialdehyde 2,1-aminomutase, with the protein product MAGTSLTDARSAELYARAVQRLPGGVNSPVRAMRAIGRDPLFVERAEGAWLWDVDGNRYVDFISSWGPLIHGHAHPEVLAAVADAASRGTTFGAPTAAEVDLAEEVARRIPSVEMLRMTSSGTEASMSAIRLARAATGRTTLLKFAGAYHGHLDGLLAEAGSGLATQGIPSSPGVPESATAQTVVVPWNDGEAVAKACAEHELAAILAEPYPANMGLVPPVEGFLELLRHQADACGALLVFDEVISGFRVGRGGAQEREGVTPDLTVMGKVIGGGLPAAAYGGSRALMERIAPAGDVYQAGTLSGNPLAVAAGLTTLRLLDDEAYARLAATTDTLVAGLRDAAAGARVPVSVVSVPGLLTVFFREEAPRDYAEAQACDHEAYAAWCRGLLARGVYPPPSQYEAWFPSLAHEPEHLELTLDAAAAAFAELSAGA